A genomic stretch from Lentimicrobium sp. L6 includes:
- a CDS encoding nucleoside permease, with amino-acid sequence MSIKNRLIIMNFLQFFIWGAWLITIGGYWFQNKGWSGADFGIIFSTMGIASLIMPALSGIIADRWINAEKLLGIFHIIGAGVLAYLPQINDPNTFFWVMLINMIFYMPTISLSITVAYSALNKAKKDIVKEYPPIRVYGTIGFIIAMWTVSLLKIETSSMQFYVASIASVILGLYSFTLPKCEVSKDIETKSFVDTLGLNAFALFKNSKMAMFFIFSMLLGASLQLTNMYGDTFLHDFAKIPEYKDLLVIEYPAIIMSISQISETLFILAIPFFLKRFGIKKVMLMSMIAWVIRFALFGYGNPADYLWMIILSNIVYGMAFDFFNISGSLFVETQTDSKIRASAQGLFMMMTNGFGAILGSWSSGIIIDKFFLNNDGNYMWQEIWTSFAIYSLLITVAFALMFKHKHEPEKIGEIAH; translated from the coding sequence ATGAGTATTAAGAATCGTTTAATCATCATGAACTTCCTCCAGTTTTTCATCTGGGGGGCTTGGCTTATTACTATTGGAGGATATTGGTTTCAAAATAAAGGATGGTCTGGTGCCGACTTTGGAATCATATTTTCAACCATGGGAATCGCCTCCTTGATTATGCCTGCACTATCAGGAATTATTGCTGACAGATGGATCAATGCAGAAAAGTTACTAGGTATATTTCATATCATTGGAGCAGGAGTATTAGCCTACCTTCCACAAATAAACGATCCAAATACATTCTTTTGGGTCATGCTGATTAATATGATTTTTTACATGCCAACTATCTCACTTTCAATTACAGTAGCATATTCAGCTCTCAATAAAGCCAAAAAAGACATTGTAAAAGAATACCCACCTATTAGAGTTTATGGAACCATAGGATTTATCATAGCCATGTGGACAGTAAGTTTATTAAAGATTGAAACATCTTCCATGCAATTTTATGTGGCTAGTATCGCCTCTGTAATTCTAGGCTTATATTCATTTACGCTACCTAAGTGTGAAGTGAGTAAAGATATCGAAACAAAGTCTTTTGTTGATACACTTGGTTTGAATGCATTTGCCTTATTTAAGAACTCTAAAATGGCCATGTTCTTTATCTTCTCCATGTTACTTGGTGCTTCTTTACAGCTTACCAATATGTATGGTGATACATTCCTTCACGATTTTGCTAAAATTCCAGAATACAAAGATCTATTGGTGATAGAATACCCAGCGATTATCATGTCCATTTCACAAATATCAGAAACCTTATTTATACTTGCTATACCATTCTTTTTGAAAAGATTTGGTATTAAAAAAGTGATGCTTATGAGTATGATAGCATGGGTTATTAGGTTTGCATTATTCGGTTATGGAAATCCAGCTGATTATTTATGGATGATTATTCTTTCAAATATTGTATACGGAATGGCTTTTGACTTCTTTAATATTTCGGGGTCTCTGTTCGTAGAAACACAAACAGATTCTAAAATTAGAGCCAGTGCTCAAGGTCTATTTATGATGATGACAAACGGCTTTGGTGCAATTTTAGGCTCATGGTCGAGCGGTATTATTATTGATAAATTCTTCTTAAATAATGATGGAAATTATATGTGGCAAGAAATATGGACTTCTTTTGCAATCTATTCACTCCTTATAACTGTGGCTTTCGCCTTGATGTTTAAG